From one Enterobacter kobei genomic stretch:
- the wcaK gene encoding colanic acid biosynthesis pyruvyl transferase WcaK, which translates to MKLLILGNHTCGNRGDSAILRGLLDAITVLEPDAEVDVMSRYPVSSSWLLNRPVMGDPLYSQMKQHNTAAGLVGRVKKVLRRRYQHQVLLSRVTDSGKLRNIAIAQGFTDFVRLLSGYDAIIQVGGSFFVDLYGVPQFEHALCTFMAKKPLYMIGHSVGPFQDAQFNQLANYVFGNCDALILRERVSLDLMKKSQINTDKVEQGVDTAWLVDHHDTDFTPSYAVQHWLDVAASRKTVAITLRELAPFDKRLGTTQQAYEKAFAEVVNRILDAGWQVLALSTCTGIDSYNKDDRMVALNLRQHVSDPSRYHVVMDELNDLEMGKIFAACDLTVGTRLHSAIISMNFGTPAIAINYEHKSAGIMQQLGMPEMAIDIRHLLDGSLASMVADTLGQLPAINQQLATAVAAERDNGLQMVKSVMDRVRGKQ; encoded by the coding sequence ATGAAACTACTGATTTTAGGTAACCATACCTGTGGGAACCGTGGCGACAGCGCGATTTTACGCGGCTTACTGGATGCCATTACTGTGCTTGAGCCTGACGCTGAAGTGGATGTCATGAGCCGCTATCCGGTGAGCTCTTCCTGGTTATTAAATCGTCCGGTGATGGGCGATCCGCTCTACAGCCAGATGAAACAACATAATACCGCAGCCGGTCTGGTCGGGCGGGTGAAGAAAGTCCTGCGTCGCCGTTATCAGCACCAGGTGCTGTTATCCCGTGTGACCGACAGCGGCAAGCTGCGCAATATTGCCATCGCCCAGGGCTTTACCGATTTCGTTCGCCTGCTGTCCGGTTATGACGCCATTATCCAGGTCGGCGGCTCCTTCTTTGTCGATCTCTACGGCGTGCCGCAGTTTGAACATGCCCTGTGCACTTTTATGGCGAAAAAACCGCTGTACATGATCGGCCACAGCGTGGGGCCGTTCCAGGACGCACAGTTTAACCAGCTGGCAAACTATGTGTTCGGCAATTGCGATGCGCTGATCCTGCGTGAGCGCGTGAGTCTCGATCTGATGAAAAAGAGTCAGATCAACACCGATAAGGTGGAGCAGGGCGTCGACACCGCCTGGCTGGTGGATCATCACGATACCGATTTTACGCCCAGCTATGCGGTTCAGCACTGGCTGGACGTGGCGGCCTCCCGTAAAACCGTCGCCATTACCCTGCGCGAGCTGGCCCCGTTTGATAAACGCCTCGGCACGACGCAACAGGCGTATGAAAAGGCCTTTGCCGAGGTGGTTAACCGTATTCTGGATGCAGGCTGGCAGGTGCTGGCGCTCTCCACCTGTACCGGCATCGACAGTTACAATAAAGATGACCGTATGGTGGCGCTCAATCTGCGTCAGCACGTCAGCGATCCATCGCGCTATCACGTGGTGATGGACGAGCTTAACGATCTCGAAATGGGCAAGATCTTTGCCGCCTGCGACCTGACCGTCGGCACCCGTCTGCACTCAGCGATCATCTCCATGAACTTCGGCACCCCGGCCATCGCCATTAACTACGAGCACAAATCTGCGGGCATCATGCAGCAACTGGGCATGCCGGAAATGGCGATCGATATTCGTCATCTGCTCGACGGTTCACTTGCCTCAATGGTGGCCGATACGCTGGGCCAGCTGCCGGCGATCAATCAACAGCTGGCAACCGCGGTGGCGGCCGAACGCGATAATGGATTGCAGATGGTGAAATCGGTCATGGACAGAGTGCGGGGTAAGCAATGA
- the wcaL gene encoding colanic acid biosynthesis glycosyltransferase WcaL encodes MKVSFFLLKFPLSSETFVLNQITAFIDMGFDVEIIALHKGDLSNTHAAYTEYKLAEKTHWLLDEPQGKAAKLRYRAQAILRGAGRVSTWKALNMRRYGDEARNLILAAICGLAPRTFSADVFIAHFGPAGVTAAKLRELGVIRGKIATVFHGIDVSHRDVLAHYTPEYQQLFRRGDLMLPISDLWAGRLKNMGCPPEKIAVSRMGVDMSRFTLREVKAPGSSLQIISVARLTEKKGLHVAIEACRLLKARGVDFHYRILGIGPWERRLRTLIEQFQLEDVIEMPGFKPSHEVKAMLDEADVFLLPSVTGADGDMEGIPVALMEAMAVGIPVVSTVHSGIPELIDADQSGWLVPENDPQALADKLAAFSSMQGQQLVPVVTRAREKVETDFNQQKINQRLATLLQTL; translated from the coding sequence ATGAAGGTCAGCTTTTTCCTGTTGAAGTTTCCGCTGTCGTCCGAGACGTTCGTGTTAAACCAGATCACAGCCTTTATCGATATGGGGTTTGACGTGGAGATTATCGCCCTGCACAAGGGCGATCTCAGCAATACCCATGCGGCCTATACCGAATACAAACTGGCCGAAAAAACGCACTGGCTGCTGGATGAGCCGCAGGGGAAAGCGGCAAAACTGCGCTACCGTGCCCAGGCTATCCTGCGCGGTGCCGGGCGGGTGTCAACCTGGAAGGCGTTGAATATGCGCCGCTATGGCGATGAAGCCCGTAACCTGATCCTCGCCGCGATTTGTGGTCTGGCACCGCGTACCTTTAGTGCCGATGTGTTTATCGCCCACTTTGGTCCGGCTGGGGTGACCGCGGCTAAACTGCGCGAACTGGGGGTGATCCGCGGCAAAATTGCCACTGTCTTCCACGGTATCGACGTTTCGCACCGGGATGTGCTGGCGCATTATACGCCGGAGTATCAACAGCTGTTCCGTCGCGGCGATTTGATGCTGCCGATAAGCGATCTGTGGGCCGGTCGCCTGAAAAATATGGGCTGTCCGCCGGAGAAAATCGCCGTTTCACGTATGGGCGTGGATATGTCGCGCTTCACCCTGCGGGAGGTCAAAGCGCCAGGAAGCTCGCTACAGATTATCTCTGTTGCCAGGCTCACCGAGAAAAAAGGGCTGCATGTGGCCATCGAAGCCTGTCGCCTGTTAAAAGCGCGCGGCGTGGATTTCCATTACCGCATTCTCGGCATTGGCCCGTGGGAGCGCCGTCTGCGCACCCTGATCGAACAGTTCCAGCTTGAGGACGTGATCGAGATGCCGGGCTTTAAGCCCAGCCATGAAGTGAAGGCGATGCTTGATGAGGCTGACGTGTTCCTGCTGCCGTCCGTGACCGGCGCTGATGGCGACATGGAGGGCATTCCGGTCGCGCTAATGGAAGCAATGGCGGTGGGCATTCCTGTGGTCTCCACCGTCCACAGCGGTATTCCTGAGCTGATCGACGCGGACCAGTCCGGCTGGCTGGTACCAGAAAACGATCCCCAGGCGCTGGCCGACAAACTCGCCGCCTTCAGCAGTATGCAGGGCCAGCAACTGGTGCCGGTAGTGACCCGCGCACGCGAAAAAGTCGAAACGGACTTTAATCAGCAGAAAATCAATCAGCGTCTGGCGACGCTGCTCCAGACGCTCTGA
- a CDS encoding MOP flippase family protein, whose protein sequence is MSLREKTISGAKWSAMATLIIIGLGLVQMTWLARIIDNHQFGLLTVSLVIIALADTLSDFGIANSIIQRKEIGYLELTTLYWLNVGLGLVVCAAMFLLSDVIAGVLNNPDLAPLIKTLSVAFVLIPHGQQFRALMQKELEFSKIGMIETVSVMAGFTFTVISAWYWPLAMTAILGYLVNTAVRTLLFGFFGRKIYRPGLRFSLASVGSNLRFGAWLTADSVINYINTNLSTLVLARILGASVAGGYNLAYNVAVVPPMKLNPIITRVLFPAFAKIQDDTEKLRLNFYKLLSVVGIINFPILLGLMVVSDNVVPLVFGEKWNSIIPILQLLCIVGLLRAVGNPIGSLLMAKARVDISFKFNVFKTCLFVPAIIAGGHLGGALGVTLGFLLVQIINTILSYFVMIKPVLGSSYRQYILSLWLPFYLSLPTLVVSYGLGLALDGHLSLPTLLAVQILAGGLAFAVMIVLSRNALVVELKRQFCRNEKLRMLLRAG, encoded by the coding sequence ATGAGCCTGAGAGAAAAAACCATCAGCGGCGCAAAGTGGTCAGCAATGGCCACCCTGATCATCATCGGCCTCGGGCTGGTGCAGATGACGTGGCTGGCGCGCATCATCGACAACCACCAGTTCGGTCTGCTGACCGTATCGCTGGTGATCATCGCCCTGGCGGATACGCTGTCGGATTTTGGCATCGCCAACTCCATTATTCAGCGTAAAGAGATCGGCTATCTGGAACTGACCACCCTCTACTGGCTGAACGTCGGGCTGGGGCTGGTGGTCTGCGCGGCGATGTTTTTGTTAAGCGACGTGATTGCCGGGGTGCTGAATAACCCGGACCTGGCACCGCTGATCAAAACGCTGTCGGTGGCCTTTGTGCTGATCCCCCACGGTCAGCAGTTCCGCGCCCTGATGCAGAAAGAGCTGGAGTTCAGCAAGATCGGCATGATTGAAACCGTGTCGGTCATGGCGGGCTTCACGTTTACCGTGATCAGCGCCTGGTACTGGCCGCTGGCCATGACGGCGATCCTCGGTTATCTGGTGAACACCGCGGTGCGCACGCTGCTGTTCGGCTTCTTTGGCCGAAAAATTTACCGTCCGGGGCTGCGTTTTTCGCTGGCATCCGTTGGCTCGAACCTGCGTTTTGGCGCGTGGCTGACGGCGGACAGCGTCATCAACTACATCAACACCAACCTTTCCACGCTGGTGCTGGCACGTATTCTGGGGGCCAGTGTCGCAGGTGGTTACAACCTGGCGTATAACGTCGCGGTCGTCCCGCCAATGAAGCTCAACCCGATCATCACCCGCGTGCTGTTCCCGGCGTTCGCCAAGATCCAGGACGATACGGAAAAACTGCGGCTGAACTTCTACAAGCTGCTGTCGGTGGTGGGCATTATCAACTTCCCGATCCTGCTCGGCCTGATGGTGGTGTCCGATAACGTGGTGCCGCTGGTGTTTGGCGAGAAGTGGAACAGCATCATCCCGATCCTGCAATTGCTGTGCATCGTTGGCCTGCTGCGTGCGGTGGGGAACCCGATTGGATCGCTGCTGATGGCGAAAGCCCGTGTCGATATCAGCTTCAAATTTAACGTCTTTAAAACCTGCTTATTCGTCCCGGCGATCATCGCGGGCGGGCATCTGGGCGGCGCGCTGGGCGTGACGCTGGGCTTCCTGCTGGTGCAGATCATCAACACTATTCTGAGCTATTTCGTGATGATAAAGCCGGTGCTCGGTTCCAGCTACCGTCAGTACATTCTCAGCCTGTGGCTGCCGTTTTACCTGTCGCTGCCAACGCTGGTGGTGAGCTACGGCCTGGGGCTGGCGCTGGACGGGCATCTGTCCCTCCCCACGCTGCTGGCAGTGCAGATCCTGGCCGGTGGGCTGGCGTTCGCAGTGATGATTGTGCTGTCGCGTAATGCGCTGGTGGTAGAGCTGAAACGTCAGTTCTGCCGCAACGAAAAATTAAGAATGCTGCTGCGTGCAGGTTGA
- the wcaJ gene encoding undecaprenyl-phosphate glucose phosphotransferase yields the protein MINLKKRERAKTNASLISMVQRFSDITIMFGGLWIVCKLHALPFFYLHLLMALITLVVFQMIGGMTDFYRSWRGVKISTELALLLQNWTLSLIFSAGLMAFNADFDNPFTVFLAWYLLSSVGLVVCRTLIRFFAGWLRNHGYNTRRVAVAGDLPVGQVLLDSFRHEPWLGFEVVGVYHDAKPGGVTADWAGNYEQLLEDAKAAKIHNVYIAMPMSEESGIKRLVRELADTTCSVILIPDVFTFNILHSRIEEMNGVPVVPLYDTPLSGMNRVLKRLEDIVLSSLILLLISPVLLCIAVAVKMSSPGPIIFRQTRYGMDGKPIKVWKFRSMKVMENAEVVTQATQNDPRVTKVGNFLRRTSLDELPQFINVLTGGMSIVGPRPHAVAHNEQYRTLIQGYMLRHKVKPGITGWAQINGWRGETDTLEKMEKRIEFDLEYIREWSLWFDIKIVFLTIFKGFVNKAAY from the coding sequence ATGATAAATCTAAAAAAGCGCGAGCGAGCTAAAACGAATGCATCGTTAATCTCTATGGTGCAGCGTTTTTCAGACATCACCATCATGTTCGGTGGGCTATGGATCGTCTGCAAGCTACACGCGTTACCCTTTTTCTACCTGCATCTGCTGATGGCCCTGATCACGCTGGTGGTGTTCCAGATGATCGGCGGTATGACCGATTTCTACCGTTCCTGGCGTGGCGTGAAGATCTCGACCGAGCTGGCGCTGCTGCTGCAAAACTGGACGCTGAGCCTGATTTTCAGCGCCGGACTGATGGCGTTTAACGCCGATTTCGATAATCCGTTTACCGTTTTCCTTGCCTGGTACCTGCTCAGCAGCGTCGGGCTGGTGGTGTGCCGCACGCTGATCCGCTTTTTCGCGGGCTGGCTGCGTAATCATGGTTACAACACCCGTCGCGTGGCGGTGGCAGGGGATCTGCCGGTCGGCCAGGTGCTGCTGGACAGTTTCCGCCATGAGCCGTGGCTCGGCTTTGAAGTGGTGGGCGTGTATCACGATGCCAAACCGGGTGGCGTGACCGCCGACTGGGCCGGTAATTATGAGCAGCTGCTGGAAGATGCGAAAGCCGCCAAAATCCATAACGTCTACATCGCCATGCCGATGAGCGAGGAGTCCGGCATCAAGCGTCTGGTGCGCGAACTGGCGGACACCACCTGCTCGGTGATCCTCATTCCTGATGTCTTTACCTTCAATATCCTGCATTCGCGCATCGAAGAGATGAACGGCGTGCCGGTGGTGCCGCTGTATGACACGCCGCTCTCCGGGATGAACCGTGTCCTCAAGCGTCTGGAAGATATTGTGCTCTCTTCGCTGATCCTGTTGCTCATCTCCCCTGTGCTGCTGTGCATCGCCGTGGCGGTCAAAATGAGCTCGCCTGGCCCGATTATTTTCCGCCAGACCCGCTATGGCATGGACGGTAAACCGATCAAGGTATGGAAATTCCGCTCCATGAAAGTGATGGAGAACGCCGAGGTAGTCACCCAGGCGACGCAGAACGATCCGCGCGTCACCAAAGTGGGTAACTTCCTGCGCCGTACCTCTCTCGATGAACTGCCGCAGTTTATTAACGTGCTGACCGGTGGCATGTCGATTGTCGGACCGCGTCCTCACGCGGTGGCGCACAACGAGCAGTATCGCACCCTGATCCAGGGTTACATGCTGCGTCATAAAGTGAAACCGGGCATTACCGGCTGGGCGCAAATCAACGGCTGGCGCGGTGAGACGGACACGCTGGAAAAAATGGAAAAACGTATCGAGTTCGATCTGGAGTACATCCGTGAGTGGAGCCTCTGGTTCGATATCAAGATTGTTTTTCTCACCATCTTTAAAGGCTTTGTGAACAAAGCGGCGTATTAA